The Thermodesulfovibrionales bacterium genomic interval ACCATTAAAGGCAAGTTTTTCCCTTATCTCTATTTCAGCAGTTTTATGATTTGTGCCTATTACCGTAATCATAATTTATATTTCAAAGAGGCTCTGTTCCTCTGAAACTGTGATATGTTTTTAACAACAAACTGACTCCAAAGAATGTAAACATCACAAATATAAAGCCAAGTATGGAAAGAAAGGCCGCCCTTCTTCCACGCCATCCTGCAATAAGTCTTGCATGAAGAAGAAGGGCATATATAAACCATGTAATAAGAGACCACGTCTCCTTTGGATCCCATCTCCAGTATGTACCAAATGCCGTCTCAGACCAGATTGCACCTGTAATTATGGCAAGGGTAAGGAGAGGAAAACCGAAGGTGATTAATTTGTAATTTATCTCATCAAGACTCTGAAGGCTGGGAAGTTTTGCAAAGAGACCGGAAGGATGCTTTGATTTCAGATAATATTCCTGTATGAGGTACATGATACCTATTACAAAAGACAGAGCAAAAGCAGCATTCCCGAGGAAGGCAAAAAGGGTATGAACAGGCAGCCAGAAACTTTCAAGTAAGGGATTGAGTGGCCTCAGTTCTCTTGGCAGGAGTGATGAGGAAAGCATTAGAACAAAGACAAGGGGCATTATAAAACATCCAAGAAGCCCGAGCCTGTATCGTGATTCGAGAAAGAAAAAGAGAAGAAGTATTGCCCAGGCATAAAAGGAGGATGCCTCGTGGAGATTTGTAATTGGCAGATAACCTCCTTCAAGATACCTCATAATTATTGAAAGGGTGTGGAAAAGGAATCCACCAATTGCTATATAGGTCACAGGCCTTGATGTTGCCCTTGAACCCATCCAGAGCTCAACAATACTTACTATGGCACCGGCAAAATAGAATGTAAGGGCAATCTCAAATAAAAGTGTTCGCAATCTTCACCTCTATCATTCTAAAAACATCCCAGCTCACAGTTTGTAATTTTGATTCCCATACTATCAGCGGCTCTACCAACCTCTCTGTAGGAAAACCCGAGACTTTCAGCGAGCTCCCTTGCAGCTTTACAGGTTATTCTTTTATTTACAGCTCTCTTTATAAGCTCCTGAGCCAGAATCTCTTTTTGCTGAATCAGGTCTTTTGTTTTTTCAAGCCCATCTTTCATATCTTTTATCTTTATAATTATATCTGCCCTTTTTTTAACCTTTTCTGACGAGGGTTTAGGTGGCCTTTCTTCTCCATCTAAAAATACTACTATATCCGGGTCTAAAAACTCAATCGGACTGTTTCCCTCAATAATGATGCCCCTGTATGTAGAGAGCCTTGTGATTGCGATATCAAGCATTTCAGATAAAGACTCCCTGGGACCCTGCAGCCAGAGAACCTCCTCAGCACCAGCCTCAATATACTTACCTGTATCTTTGTTTTTTTGGGATATTAACTCTTCTGTGTCTATAATAGAAGAGTAAAAACCCGTCTTCGTGTATTTTATAACACCCCAGTTTCCTCCAAGATACTTAAGGAGCTGACTTCCGAAGGTTGTTTTTCCTGCTCCGCTGTAAGAACCTCCTATGAGGATTATAAGGGGCTTCATAAACTGTTATGCGCCATTTTTTAAATAGTAGAAAATTAAAAATGCCTTTCCCCGCCTTCTACAGGTGGCGAGTATTCATCAACTGTTATATAATATCAAAAATGATCAGGATAGCTGTTATAGATGGTCAGGGTGGAGGGATAGGTCATCTCATTGTAAAGAGATTAAGGGAGGAATTTGGCGAGGCTGTAGAGATAATCGCCCTTGGCACAAATTCTACTGCTACAACTCAGATGATGAAGGCAAAGGCAAATAAGGGTGCCACAGGAGAAAATGCCATTATTTATAATTCAAAAAAGGTTGATATTATAATTGGAACCATGAGCATAATTATTGCAAATGGTATGCTTGGAGAATTAACCCCTGCCATGGCAGAAGCAATAGGCTCTTCATCCTGTCCTAAATTTCTTCTCCCTCTGAACCAGGAACAGGTGAATATTGTGGGTATAAAACGAGAGCCTCTTCCCCATCTTGTGGAAGAGCTCATAGGGATACTCAAAGAGCATATTAAGAAGGAGGTATAAGATGTGCGAGGCAAATGCCTATGTTTATGAAGATGGAAAAGAGGTCCTCTTTCTTGAAGGAGTTGATATACTTATACCCGAGGGCGAGAGACTTTTTCTCAGAAATCTCTTTGGTGAACAGAAGACCTTCGAGGGAAGGATCAGGGAGATATCCCTTGTAAAACACAAGATTGTTCTTGAAAGGATACCTAGATAGTAATTAAAAAATCAGATGTCAGCAAGGGAAGATCAGAAACCGGACACCTTTTACTCTGGTACTTTCTGGCGACTTATTGATTCAGGGCCACAGGAACCAGATTTCAACATGGCCCTAGACATCGCCATAACAGAATCTGTATTAAGAGGAGAATTTCCTCCAACTTTGAGGTTTTATTCCTGGATAAGACCATCTGTAAGTCTTGGATACTTCCAGATAATTAAGGATTTATCTGTTGAAAATTGTCAATCCCTCCATATTCCGATTGTTAGAAGACCAACAGGTGGAAGGGCAATCCTCCATGGAAGAGAGTTAACCTACAGTTTTGTCTCTCCTTACCACAGTCTTTTTAAAGCAAATCTTTACGAAACCTATAGACTTATTTCTCTCTGTTTTACCGATGCCTTAATCAGGCTCGGTCTGCCTGCAAGGATCGAGGATAGAAAAAGGGTGAGATACGGACACAATCCACTCTGTTTTCTTTCTACAAACTTTGGAGAGGTTATGCTTGAAAATCATAAGATAATGGGAAGTGCCCAGAGGAGATTCAGAAAGGGTTTTCTACAGCAGGGAAGCATGCCCTATTACATAGAGAGGCATTTATTAAAAAAAATATTTAACAACACTTATCAGCTCTCCTTTCTTGACAGACTCTCAGGACTCTTTGAGCTCCTGGAGAAAGAGGGTAAAGAAACTCCGGATGAAGCTGCGCTTAAAGAAGAGATAATAAGGGCCTTTGAAAGTAGGTTTAACATAAGGTTTAAGATACAGACTCCATCAACAACCGAATTAAAAAGAGCAGAAGAATTAAAAAGATTCCTTGAGGTAAACAAAGGCACAGGATATAACAGAGAGATTAATATAAATCTGAACTATTGACAGCAGAAGCTGGTAAAGAACAAATCCGCCAGGCCCTTTAAATGATGTACCTATAATCCCGAAAATCATAGTAAGAATTATTGCTGCAATGCTCAGTATACTGTAGAAGACAAGGCTTTCAGGTTTTCTTATTATAAACTTAAGAGCACCTTTTAAAGCTTCAAATACTCCTTTTACTGAAGAAGTAATTGATTCATTCAACAAAAGAATACCAGCAGCATATGTGAAGATAGCCATAAAAAGGATCACCATTCCCAGAGAAAGAAGTATCGAAAGAAGATAGAAAAAATTGGTGAAAAATTCTTTAATAAAATCTTCACTAACCGGTGCTGCTGACTTTGTGAGTCCGCTTATGATACCGGCAACAAAAGACAGCACCATTAGTGTAATTAGACCGGTTATTGATAACAGGAGAAATTTTTTAAAAAATCTCTTTCCGTAACTATGAAAAAGAACCCAGGAGTAAACTTCTTTTTTTGCAATATATGACATAAGAACACCCGAGGTGCCAGCTAATGTATATATAAATATAACAGAAGCAATAACAAGGTATATTAAAAGACTGAGCATTATGGTTATGATAAGGGTAAGATAGTCCCGCAACCCAACCTTAAGTATATTTTTTAAAATATCTTTAAACCCTTCTTCCGGAAGATCAAGACCGGATTTTGCAAAGACTATTATTACCGGTGTTCCAACAACAAGGAGAAAAAGAAGAAAGGCGATTACCAGAATTCCGGTCTGAATGAAAAGGAGCTTATAATTTGTGTTAACTGTTGTTATGCCCCTTTTAATTGCTTCCCTGTAATTCACTTTTAGAGTCTATTACCTCCTTTTAAAAAGTAATTTTTTCAGGAATAACATTTTATTATATTATAAAAACTGTCCCTTTCAGCAGGAATCCTTCCTGCCTTTTTTATTAGCTCTACTATCTCCTCAACTGTAAGTGACTGAGGTGTAATAGCACCTGCCTCATGGGAAATCTTCTCTTCCATAACAGTTCCCTCAAAGTCATCAGCTCCCCAGAGAAGGGATATCTGGGCAAGTCTCTCACCAAGCATGACCCAGTAGGCCTTAATATGGTCAAAATTGTCAAGAACAAGCCTGCTTATAGCAATGATTTTTAAGTGATCGATGGCTGAAAGAGGCCTTTCATGCTGAATATAAGGTAGAGGGATAAAGGCCTGAAATCCACCTGTTCTGTCCTGAAGGTCTCTGAGCCTAAGGAGATGGTCTATCCTGTGTTCAGGAGTTTCCCCGTGTCCGTAAAGCATGGTTGCATTTGACCTGATTCCCATTCTGTGGGCAATCTCCATTATCTCCAGCCATCTCTGAGCTGATATCTTCTCAGGGCAGAGAAGATTCCTCACACCTTCATCAAATATTTCTGCTCCTCCTCCTGGCATGATGTCAAGGCCGTTCAATCTCAGAACCTCGAGAACCTTTTCTATAGAAAGTCCGGAAATCTTTGAAAAATGGTCTATTTCTGTTGCTGTGTAAGCCTTTATTTGGAGAAAAGGGAAGGTATTTTTTATCGAAGAGATTATATTTATATAACGCTCAAATTTCCATTCAGGATGGAGCCCTCCGACTATATGGACCTCTCTGAGACCCGGATCCTTGGAAAGATAGAAACTGATCTTTTCAATTATATCTTCAACAGTGAACTCAAAGGCACCTGGCTCACCTCTTGAACGGCTGAAGGCACAGAATCTGCATCTATTTATGCAGAGGTTTGTTGGATTTATGTGTATATTTCTTATAAAAAAGGCATGATTTCTGTTTTTCAATAAAGCCATCCTGCAGGCAAGTTCACCAAGCACAAAAATATCAACTTCAGTATAAAGGCTGAGGGCCTCATCTTTTGAAAGCCTTTTTTTCAGAATCTCTTCTTCTGCTTTATCTTTTTTCATTTCTGCAAACGAAAACATACTGAATTATACCATAGGTGAAGTGTCAGCTCCTCTCATTATACTTTATTTCAAGTATATGTAGCAGAGGTCTGCACATTTCTATCAAAAAAATTCAGTTAAGACCAGTTTTGACTTTACCTTTTTTTTTATGTAGAATTTAAAGTATGATGAGCATATACAGATGGTTAATTCTCTCAGCTTTTTGTTTAACTTTGGCATTATTATATACTTCTACAGGCTTATCATTCTGTTATAAAGAGGCTGGAGCTCACTATAATATAGCTCCAGAACTTCTTAGAGCAATAGCCTTATCAGAAACAGGAGAAGATCCATCTAAAATAGCTTACAACAGTAATGGCTCTATTGATTTTGGACTCATGCAGATAAACTCTTCCTGGATAGATGTGATGGAACTTGATAAAAATGCACTAATTCATGATCCCTGTTACAATGTAATGGTAGGAGCAGCAATCTTAAAATACTGTATTGACAGGTATGGTTATAACTGGGAAGCCATTGGTTGTTATAATGCAAATAGCAGGCCAAAGAGAATCTCTTATTCTTGGAAGATTTACAGAACACTCCTTAAGCTCAAAAAAGACCTCAATACATCAAAGGGAGATAGTAATTAATGAGTCTGCTTGAAGAGCTCCTAAGAAAGGCAGAAAAAAGACCTGAAAGTTCTGATATCCCTCCACAGCTTGAAGGCCTTTTGGCAAGGAAAAATAAGAGGAAAAAGACTATTTCCCTGATCATCTTTTTTAGCTTATTTCCGGGAGTTGTCCTTGTTGTCCTTCTTTTTATTGTTAATCAGCCAGGATTATCTTTGTTCCCCGAGAAGACAGAACCAGAAAGGACTTTGTTAGAGGTTAAAAATCAAAGGCTTGAAATAAAAAAACAAGGTCCAGATAGCCCTGAGTCACTTGCCGGATCAATCGCTACCGACAGCCCACAACAGTATGTAATAAACCAAGGTAGTCAGAATTCACACAATGCTCTATCAGAGCTTAACCCTCATGTTATGAGTAAGCCTGTAGACACGGAAAAAGGTAAAGGAGAATCATTAGCAAAAGAAAAATCTAAATTTAAATCAAACGAAAAAAAGAGTGAGCTCCATTCCATAACTTCAAAAGGACTGATAGCCTCAGCTCAGGAGCCCGAGGCATCTGACAGGAGAGAGCTTCTTTACAGGGCGAACTCCCTTGAACAAAGAGGTGAATATGAAAAGGCCATAGAATATTACGAGCAGATTCTAAAAACAGATCCCTCCGATCACAGGATACTGAATCAGATAGCCTATCTTTATATAAAGCTCAGACTACCTGACAGTGCAATTCATTATGCTCAAAGGATAAGAGAGCTCAGACCCGGTTATGTTCCAGGAATGATAAACCACTCGGTGGCCCTGATCATGAAAGGAGAATATAAAGAGGCTGAAAAAGTGCTTGTCGAGATCATCTCTATTGAGCCGTACAATAAAACAGCCCTTTATAATCTTGCCCTTATTCTTGAAAAGGAAGAAAGGCTTGGGGAAGCAGAGGAGTTTTATAAAAGACTTTCCTCGGCGGGCGATATCAGAGGTAATGAAGGCCTTAAAAGATTAGAGCTAAAGAAATCTCTGGTAGATAAGGGCAAGGATGAGAAGGATAAGGATTGAAAGAAGAATTCCGAGCCTAAGTTTTTTGATCCCTTCAATATTAAGGCTTTCAACAGCTGTTTCAACATGGGTGCTCCGTATCACCCTATCACCCTTAAGCCAGGCACTCATTATTGAGCGTGATGCAATAAGATTTATAAGTCTAGGAGTTCCCTTTGAATACCTATGAATGCTTCTAATGGCTGAATCTCTAAATTCTATACTTCCTTTACCTGCCTTTGTGAGCCTCCAGTTTATATACTGTCTGGTATCTTCAAGGCTCAGAGGCTTGAGCTCAAGTTTTACAGATACTCTCTGATTGAGCTGTCTTAGTTTATGACTTCTGAGTTTTTCCTCCAATTCAGGCTGGCCTATAAGTATTATCTGCAGCAGCTTTTCAGTGTTCGTCTCTATATTGGAAAGCAGTCTCAGCTCTTCAAGACTGTCATCAGGAAGGTCCTGTGCTTCATCGATAAATATGAGCACCGGTCTTTGAGCAGCGGTCTTCTCAAGGAGATAATCTCTCAGTTTTTTTATTGCATCATGTTTGGTCTCTCCTGGGCATTTAACACCCAGGTCTTCAAGTATTGCGATGAAGAGTTCATGGCTGTTTAACTGGGGAGTCAATATAAGGGCAATCTCTG includes:
- a CDS encoding CooT family nickel-binding protein gives rise to the protein MCEANAYVYEDGKEVLFLEGVDILIPEGERLFLRNLFGEQKTFEGRIREISLVKHKIVLERIPR
- a CDS encoding DUF3842 family protein encodes the protein MIRIAVIDGQGGGIGHLIVKRLREEFGEAVEIIALGTNSTATTQMMKAKANKGATGENAIIYNSKKVDIIIGTMSIIIANGMLGELTPAMAEAIGSSSCPKFLLPLNQEQVNIVGIKREPLPHLVEELIGILKEHIKKEV
- a CDS encoding lytic transglycosylase domain-containing protein; the protein is MALLYTSTGLSFCYKEAGAHYNIAPELLRAIALSETGEDPSKIAYNSNGSIDFGLMQINSSWIDVMELDKNALIHDPCYNVMVGAAILKYCIDRYGYNWEAIGCYNANSRPKRISYSWKIYRTLLKLKKDLNTSKGDSN
- a CDS encoding tetratricopeptide repeat protein, which codes for MSLLEELLRKAEKRPESSDIPPQLEGLLARKNKRKKTISLIIFFSLFPGVVLVVLLFIVNQPGLSLFPEKTEPERTLLEVKNQRLEIKKQGPDSPESLAGSIATDSPQQYVINQGSQNSHNALSELNPHVMSKPVDTEKGKGESLAKEKSKFKSNEKKSELHSITSKGLIASAQEPEASDRRELLYRANSLEQRGEYEKAIEYYEQILKTDPSDHRILNQIAYLYIKLRLPDSAIHYAQRIRELRPGYVPGMINHSVALIMKGEYKEAEKVLVEIISIEPYNKTALYNLALILEKEERLGEAEEFYKRLSSAGDIRGNEGLKRLELKKSLVDKGKDEKDKD
- the mqnE gene encoding aminofutalosine synthase MqnE, with product MFSFAEMKKDKAEEEILKKRLSKDEALSLYTEVDIFVLGELACRMALLKNRNHAFFIRNIHINPTNLCINRCRFCAFSRSRGEPGAFEFTVEDIIEKISFYLSKDPGLREVHIVGGLHPEWKFERYINIISSIKNTFPFLQIKAYTATEIDHFSKISGLSIEKVLEVLRLNGLDIMPGGGAEIFDEGVRNLLCPEKISAQRWLEIMEIAHRMGIRSNATMLYGHGETPEHRIDHLLRLRDLQDRTGGFQAFIPLPYIQHERPLSAIDHLKIIAISRLVLDNFDHIKAYWVMLGERLAQISLLWGADDFEGTVMEEKISHEAGAITPQSLTVEEIVELIKKAGRIPAERDSFYNIIKCYS
- a CDS encoding lipoate--protein ligase family protein translates to MALDIAITESVLRGEFPPTLRFYSWIRPSVSLGYFQIIKDLSVENCQSLHIPIVRRPTGGRAILHGRELTYSFVSPYHSLFKANLYETYRLISLCFTDALIRLGLPARIEDRKRVRYGHNPLCFLSTNFGEVMLENHKIMGSAQRRFRKGFLQQGSMPYYIERHLLKKIFNNTYQLSFLDRLSGLFELLEKEGKETPDEAALKEEIIRAFESRFNIRFKIQTPSTTELKRAEELKRFLEVNKGTGYNREININLNY
- a CDS encoding AAA family ATPase, with protein sequence MAYLDFFGLKEDPFKLTPDPEFFYPSEIHRTGLGSMEYIAKQKEGFCVITGEPGTGKTTLIRKFIEDWRDKAEIALILTPQLNSHELFIAILEDLGVKCPGETKHDAIKKLRDYLLEKTAAQRPVLIFIDEAQDLPDDSLEELRLLSNIETNTEKLLQIILIGQPELEEKLRSHKLRQLNQRVSVKLELKPLSLEDTRQYINWRLTKAGKGSIEFRDSAIRSIHRYSKGTPRLINLIASRSIMSAWLKGDRVIRSTHVETAVESLNIEGIKKLRLGILLSILILLILALIYQRFL
- the ccsB gene encoding c-type cytochrome biogenesis protein CcsB, which translates into the protein MRTLLFEIALTFYFAGAIVSIVELWMGSRATSRPVTYIAIGGFLFHTLSIIMRYLEGGYLPITNLHEASSFYAWAILLLFFFLESRYRLGLLGCFIMPLVFVLMLSSSLLPRELRPLNPLLESFWLPVHTLFAFLGNAAFALSFVIGIMYLIQEYYLKSKHPSGLFAKLPSLQSLDEINYKLITFGFPLLTLAIITGAIWSETAFGTYWRWDPKETWSLITWFIYALLLHARLIAGWRGRRAAFLSILGFIFVMFTFFGVSLLLKTYHSFRGTEPL